From one Cyanobacterium stanieri PCC 7202 genomic stretch:
- a CDS encoding S-adenosyl-methyltransferase MraW (PFAM: MraW methylase family~TIGRFAM: S-adenosyl-methyltransferase MraW~COGs: COG0275 S-adenosylmethionine-dependent methyltransferase involved in cell envelope biogenesis~InterPro IPR002903~KEGG: mar:MAE_30440 S-adenosyl-methyltransferase MraW~PFAM: methyltransferase~SPTR: Ribosomal RNA small subunit methyltransferase H;~TIGRFAM: S-adenosyl-methyltransferase MraW): MTHSPADFHHVSVFAQELVEAVKPKAQGNYLDATLGGGGHTEILLGYDDSITMTVIDRDENAIASVRNRLPSSYLERISFWHGNFADFVGKENQFDGIIADLGVSSPQFDHAERGFSFRNEGELDMRMDQNQSLTAAEIVNHWQEKEIADLIYQYGEERLSRRIARKIVEKRPFTSTTQLASAIALCYPPKARYGKIHPATRTFQALRIAVNQELDSLTTFLNNAPHWLKPEGRIAIISFHSLEDRIVKYQFRDSDTLKVITKKPLTPSKQEQEVNVRSRSAKLRIAEREID; encoded by the coding sequence ATGACCCATTCTCCCGCTGATTTTCATCATGTTTCTGTTTTTGCTCAAGAGTTGGTGGAGGCGGTGAAACCAAAGGCTCAGGGGAATTATCTCGATGCTACTCTAGGGGGAGGGGGACACACGGAAATTTTGTTAGGGTATGATGATAGTATTACGATGACGGTGATTGATCGGGATGAAAATGCGATCGCCTCTGTACGTAATCGATTACCTTCATCTTATTTAGAAAGAATCAGTTTTTGGCATGGCAATTTTGCCGATTTTGTAGGCAAAGAAAATCAATTTGATGGCATTATTGCTGATTTGGGGGTTAGTTCTCCTCAATTTGATCATGCCGAGCGAGGTTTTAGCTTCCGCAATGAAGGGGAGTTGGATATGCGTATGGATCAAAATCAATCTCTCACCGCTGCCGAAATTGTTAATCATTGGCAGGAAAAAGAAATCGCTGATCTCATTTATCAATATGGAGAAGAAAGACTATCTCGCCGTATTGCCCGAAAAATTGTTGAAAAACGCCCTTTTACCAGTACCACTCAGTTAGCCAGTGCGATCGCCCTTTGCTATCCTCCCAAAGCCCGTTATGGTAAAATACACCCTGCCACAAGGACCTTTCAAGCCCTGCGCATCGCCGTAAACCAAGAATTAGACTCCCTAACTACCTTTTTGAACAATGCCCCCCATTGGCTAAAACCCGAGGGCAGAATTGCTATTATTAGCTTTCATAGTCTTGAGGATAGAATCGTTAAATATCAATTCCGGGATAGCGATACCCTCAAAGTGATCACCAAAAAACCCCTCACCCCCAGTAAACAAGAGCAAGAGGTTAATGTGCGATCGCGCTCCGCCAAACTCAGAATCGCAGAGAGAGAAATTGATTAG
- a CDS encoding lactoylglutathione lyase (PFAM: Glyoxalase/Bleomycin resistance protein/Dioxygenase superfamily~TIGRFAM: lactoylglutathione lyase~COGs: COG0346 Lactoylglutathione lyase and related lyase~InterPro IPR004361:IPR004360~KEGG: cyc:PCC7424_4951 lactoylglutathione lyase~PFAM: Glyoxalase/bleomycin resistance protein/dioxygenase~PRIAM: Lactoylglutathione lyase~SPTR: Lactoylglutathione lyase;~TIGRFAM: lactoylglutathione lyase), translating into MRLLHTMLRVGNLEESIKFYCDVLGMKLLRQKDYPGGEFTLAFVGYGDEADHSVIELTYNWGKDSYDIGDGYGHIALGVDDIYSTCDKIKSLGGKVIREPGPMKHGTTVIAFVEDPTGYKVELIETKKD; encoded by the coding sequence ATGCGTCTTTTACACACCATGCTCAGGGTAGGTAATTTGGAGGAATCCATCAAGTTTTATTGTGATGTGTTGGGTATGAAGTTGTTAAGACAAAAAGATTATCCGGGAGGGGAGTTTACCCTTGCTTTTGTGGGTTATGGGGATGAGGCTGATCATTCTGTGATTGAGTTGACCTACAATTGGGGTAAGGACAGTTATGATATTGGCGATGGATATGGACATATTGCCCTTGGGGTGGATGATATTTATAGCACTTGTGACAAAATTAAATCCCTTGGGGGTAAGGTAATTAGGGAACCTGGCCCCATGAAACATGGTACGACGGTTATTGCATTTGTGGAAGATCCTACGGGGTATAAGGTGGAATTGATTGAAACAAAAAAAGACTAG